Proteins encoded together in one Sulfolobales archaeon window:
- a CDS encoding GTP-binding protein gives MSECLSNSIKAVRIYSYEDIRNAVLKSYMDRSDLSASFLKKDRIVRARAIYVSKLDRIFSLLANYIGACARLPRLASMHPFYAEIAVIASGGRYEELLDRCKRAIHLITKLYREYRRRIIESEDPSEIKKLAREYVGRSLSIVRRGLKGVEMLRNAINEISKSPCISSDTANIVICGMPQVGKSTLVSRISTAKPETSPFPFTTKRVIMGHTDLGGRRISIIDTPGILDRPIEEMNEIELKAVSAIKHLADIAVFLIDPRRGAYYSLEQQLRVLDSVEKIIRREKILVVINKIDISSKEEIELCISRLKERGYENIYMISALKGEGIDDLVKGIIKKLEYSNQQSAGSSG, from the coding sequence ATGTCAGAGTGTCTGAGTAATAGCATTAAGGCTGTGAGGATCTATAGCTATGAGGATATTAGAAATGCCGTGTTAAAGTCATATATGGATAGAAGCGATCTATCAGCCTCCTTTTTAAAGAAGGATAGGATTGTGAGGGCCAGGGCTATCTATGTGTCTAAGCTTGATAGAATATTCTCTCTACTAGCAAATTATATAGGGGCCTGTGCAAGGCTGCCCAGGCTTGCATCTATGCATCCATTCTATGCAGAAATCGCTGTGATAGCTAGTGGGGGGAGATATGAGGAGCTTCTAGATAGGTGTAAAAGGGCTATCCATTTAATTACTAAGTTGTATAGAGAGTATAGGAGGAGGATCATAGAATCTGAAGATCCTTCGGAGATTAAGAAGCTAGCAAGGGAGTATGTTGGGAGGAGCCTCTCTATTGTAAGAAGAGGGTTAAAAGGGGTGGAGATGCTAAGAAACGCCATCAATGAGATTTCGAAGAGCCCATGTATCTCGAGCGACACAGCCAATATAGTGATCTGTGGCATGCCCCAGGTTGGTAAATCTACATTAGTATCTAGAATCTCTACAGCTAAGCCTGAAACATCTCCTTTCCCATTTACCACCAAGAGAGTTATAATGGGGCATACAGATCTTGGGGGGAGAAGGATATCAATAATAGATACACCAGGGATCCTCGACAGACCTATCGAGGAGATGAATGAGATAGAACTCAAAGCTGTTTCAGCTATAAAGCACTTAGCAGATATAGCTGTTTTCCTCATAGATCCAAGACGTGGTGCTTATTATTCACTTGAGCAGCAGCTGAGGGTTCTAGATAGCGTTGAGAAGATCATTAGAAGGGAAAAGATCTTGGTTGTTATAAATAAGATCGATATATCATCAAAGGAAGAGATAGAGCTCTGTATATCAAGGCTGAAGGAGAGGGGGTACGAGAATATATATATGATAAGTGCTTTAAAAGGAGAAGGTATAGATGATCTGGTTAAAGGGATTATTAAGAAGCTAGAATATAGCAACCAACAGTCAGCAGGATCTTCGGGATAG
- a CDS encoding helix-turn-helix domain-containing protein has protein sequence MKDSSMMRSGVDSISLGGELGALIARTINILRKHGLGVDIINYPRDSRRSVDIVANGRLIIKVSQDAYEISKEEIEDLKLSSKILNSAVLIVSKSYLNEDLEPGIVMDRSDISVMDPETLDLYLSDEKVAIYYKKGQFFVKIKGEALHRKRIERNLSMGELAEILGISRKAVYEYEKGAMDPSVEVAQKLIEIFGEDIVSKVDVYELTEKYIFSYVERILKTHVKEDPLLRRISEIGMEAVRLKRTAPDILGSAKGHKAALVIKDHLKNTEDFTEKIANTLKICLRLGCKVYTVISNYSDASIVKKEFDDKVRVIEKDRLEEIIKEAGAENDKVDSDGKD, from the coding sequence ATGAAGGATTCCAGTATGATGAGGAGTGGTGTGGATAGCATATCCCTAGGAGGGGAGTTGGGGGCGTTAATTGCGAGGACAATAAATATTTTGAGAAAGCATGGTTTAGGAGTAGATATTATAAACTACCCCCGTGATAGTAGGAGATCTGTTGATATTGTAGCAAATGGCAGGCTTATTATAAAGGTTTCTCAAGATGCTTATGAGATTTCTAAGGAGGAGATCGAGGATCTGAAGTTATCGTCTAAGATACTTAACTCCGCGGTGCTTATTGTTTCGAAGAGCTATTTGAACGAAGATCTCGAGCCAGGGATTGTAATGGATAGATCTGATATAAGTGTTATGGATCCTGAGACCCTAGATCTCTACCTCTCAGATGAAAAGGTAGCTATATATTATAAGAAAGGCCAGTTCTTCGTAAAGATCAAGGGCGAGGCTCTCCATAGAAAGAGGATTGAGAGAAACCTCAGCATGGGCGAGTTAGCAGAGATCTTAGGGATAAGTAGGAAGGCTGTATATGAGTATGAGAAAGGCGCTATGGATCCTTCGGTAGAGGTTGCCCAGAAGCTTATAGAGATATTTGGCGAGGATATAGTGTCTAAAGTAGATGTATATGAGTTAACTGAGAAATATATATTCAGCTATGTTGAAAGGATACTCAAAACACATGTAAAGGAGGATCCTCTGTTGAGAAGAATATCAGAGATTGGAATGGAGGCTGTGAGACTCAAGAGAACAGCACCAGATATACTGGGCAGCGCGAAAGGGCATAAGGCCGCCCTTGTGATAAAGGATCATTTGAAAAACACGGAGGATTTTACCGAAAAAATAGCGAATACACTTAAAATATGTCTTAGGCTAGGGTGTAAGGTATATACGGTGATTTCGAATTATAGCGATGCATCTATAGTGAAGAAGGAGTTCGACGATAAGGTGAGGGTGATTGAGAAAGATAGGCTGGAAGAAATAATCAAGGAAGCTGGTGCTGAGAATGACAAGGTAGATTCTGATGGTAAGGACTGA
- a CDS encoding DUF61 family protein, producing MEMQRDPIKSYYKELVRSFSGTAPKDRKKLSELLSQEAVGVELVGGGLHIMLGSEARDLASIIPRDLYSEIRFPMIVAKISGTPLFKLLECSTAVMAMLERLKKAGIIEGRYSDKCILSNEDVGSLIKRYKTLFIISIIYEGYEGFQYDEEWCG from the coding sequence ATGGAGATGCAGAGAGATCCTATTAAAAGCTATTATAAAGAGCTTGTGAGGAGCTTCAGCGGAACAGCGCCTAAGGATAGAAAGAAGCTCTCAGAGCTTCTATCCCAGGAGGCCGTGGGTGTTGAGCTGGTTGGAGGAGGCTTACATATTATGCTTGGTAGTGAAGCTAGAGATCTTGCTTCTATAATCCCAAGAGATCTTTACTCAGAGATTAGATTTCCAATGATAGTTGCTAAGATCTCTGGAACACCGCTTTTTAAACTCTTAGAATGCAGTACAGCTGTTATGGCTATGCTAGAGAGGCTTAAGAAGGCTGGTATAATAGAGGGTAGATATAGTGATAAATGTATATTATCTAATGAAGACGTTGGATCCCTTATCAAAAGATATAAAACCCTCTTTATCATTTCAATAATATATGAAGGGTATGAAGGATTCCAGTATGATGAGGAGTGGTGTGGATAG
- a CDS encoding ABC transporter ATP-binding protein produces the protein MEPVVILRDVWKIYRDPKVGEVVALRGVNLVVRRGEIMVIHGPSGSGKTTLLKLIAGLTKPDRGDVIVDGYNISLLDEEELAMIRNTVVGYIPQDYGLVEDLTVYENVELPLLLAGVPKKAREERVMEILKYMGLREVAFKSVKYLSGGEKQRVAIARAMVNTPSVILADEPTANLDWDNSIRALEMLKSLNKDFRTTVIIVSHDPRVTDYADRAVIMIGGVLKSYRETI, from the coding sequence ATGGAGCCTGTGGTGATCCTCAGGGATGTGTGGAAGATCTATAGGGATCCCAAGGTAGGCGAAGTAGTAGCCCTGAGAGGGGTTAACCTTGTTGTGAGGAGGGGTGAGATAATGGTTATACATGGCCCCTCAGGCTCTGGCAAAACAACTCTTCTCAAACTCATAGCAGGTCTTACAAAGCCTGATAGGGGGGATGTTATAGTTGATGGATATAACATATCCCTATTGGATGAGGAGGAGCTAGCTATGATCAGAAATACTGTTGTTGGCTATATACCGCAGGACTATGGCTTAGTAGAGGATCTAACTGTGTATGAGAATGTAGAGCTACCACTACTACTAGCAGGGGTTCCCAAGAAGGCTAGGGAGGAGAGGGTTATGGAGATCCTCAAATATATGGGGTTAAGGGAGGTAGCGTTTAAAAGCGTTAAATATCTAAGCGGGGGTGAGAAGCAGAGGGTTGCGATAGCAAGGGCTATGGTAAATACTCCGAGCGTTATCCTTGCAGATGAGCCTACAGCTAATCTCGATTGGGATAACAGCATTAGGGCTCTTGAAATGCTTAAAAGCCTTAATAAGGACTTCAGAACAACCGTGATTATAGTATCCCACGACCCTAGGGTTACTGATTACGCTGATAGAGCAGTTATAATGATAGGGGGTGTTCTTAAAAGCTATAGGGAAACAATATAG
- a CDS encoding adenosine-specific kinase yields MPEFHGIEVVQIPIPHGVNVIIGQSHFIKTVEDLYEALITSVPGIKFGIAFCEASGKRLIRYDGNDEELKKLAIEAARSIGAGHVFVIYIRDAWPINVLNAIKNVQEVVRIYAATANPLQVIVGKTDQGRAVLGVVDGFSPLGVESEEDIKERKELLRRIGYKR; encoded by the coding sequence TTGCCGGAGTTCCATGGTATAGAGGTTGTCCAGATCCCAATTCCACATGGTGTTAACGTAATTATAGGTCAGTCGCATTTCATAAAAACAGTCGAGGATCTATATGAAGCTCTTATAACATCTGTTCCTGGGATAAAGTTTGGGATAGCTTTTTGCGAGGCTAGCGGTAAGAGGCTCATTAGATATGATGGTAATGATGAGGAGCTTAAGAAGTTAGCTATAGAGGCTGCAAGATCTATAGGGGCTGGACATGTATTTGTGATCTATATAAGGGATGCATGGCCCATAAATGTTCTAAATGCTATAAAGAATGTACAGGAGGTGGTTAGGATCTATGCTGCAACAGCCAACCCCCTCCAAGTAATAGTTGGTAAAACAGACCAGGGGAGAGCTGTGCTAGGTGTTGTCGATGGATTCTCCCCCCTCGGGGTTGAGAGTGAAGAGGATATTAAGGAGAGGAAGGAGCTTCTGAGGAGGATAGGGTATAAGAGGTAG